GCGCGCACACCGCCAGCGGCGGGGCGCCTTTTTGCTCAAAGTCCGAAACGTGCTACTCGCTGAGGACAGGGTTGAATAGCGGTGATAAAACGAGAGGAGGTTTTGCGATGCTGGCTACGAATCCATTCATTATTATGCTGATGCTTGCCCTGGTCGTCGCGATCGGGTTGATGTGCTGTTCGACTCTGTTCGGCTGCGCCCCGGGCTGCGATCCAGCGGAAAGAGCGCGGCGCGCGCGTCGGAAAGGTCTGCCTGAGGCGACCGGGAAAGCGGCCGAAAGCGATTCCGATTTGCGGGTCTGAGGTCGATCTCGCGCGGCGCGCGCGGCTCAGCCGAGTCCGAGGTGAGTTGCTTCGAGCAGCCGGTCGCCGCGCGGCTGAGTCTCGAGTGTGGCGCTGGCTGGCAGCGTTGTTCCGTCCGCGAGATGCCGCCATAGGCCGTCCAGGGCGGCGTAGGCGTGCGGGAGCAGCGGCAGATACCGCGCACCGAGCGCTGGCCAGATGAGCAGACCGTCGGAATGTTGCGCATGGGGCACCTGCCAGTAGACCGAGACGCGGTCATTGGCGCGCAGCCATTGGACGTAGGCATCCGAACTGAAGTGCATTGGAATAAGCCCGTCGTCGGCGCCATGCACAATCCACACGGGCAAGTCCGGCGCAGGAAGTGCGGCGGCAGTGGCCGCAACGCTGGCACGCAAGACATCGGCCTCGGCACTCGTACCGGTCCAGAAACCGCGCAGGCAGAGAAAATCATCGACCAGCGCCGCGTGGTCCGCCGCCGGTGGCAGCATAATGCCGTCATGCGGAGGAATGCCATTGCCATCGGCCCACCAGGTGGCGCGGGTTTTGGCATCGGTGGGCACGAGCGCGCCGTGTGCATCGCTCATCCGCGCCACGAAACGCAGATTGCAGGGCCTGTCGTCCATCGAGCAGCGCAGATAAGCGCTGGCATAGATGAGGCCGGCAGCGCGCCAGATGGGCATTTCGTTGATCAGCGCGCCTGCTTGCAGAGCGGCGGGCGTCCAGCCACCGGCAAGCAGGCAATCCAGCGCTTCTTGCGGCCAGGCAGCGGGATCGCTGGCGGACAACAGACCCGCGTGGGCAAGAGCGGCGCCGTGTTGTGCAGCCGGGTAGGGCAATTGTTCGCCGTAACGGGCGCGGACGAGTTCGGCAAAAGCCGGTGCGGCGAGCGCACTGCCGAACAGTAAGGCAGCCTCACTGGTGTAGTCGTAGAAGGGCCTGCTTACAGTTGGCGTATGGATATTCGGCGATAGCGCCACGACGCCATCGAGCACGCCGTGCTGGTCGAGGCCGGCGGCGCGTAACACCGCAGAACCGCCATTGGACAGCCCGACCGCGAGGATACGGGTATTGGCGGCCGTGAACGGGGCGGCGTCGGGATAGGCGCGGTCGAGCATGGCGAGGCCGAAGTCGACCGCCTGCAACACGCACTCGCCCCATCGGGCATCGGGGTTGTCGCCGGAGTGGGCATGCTTGATGCCGACTTCGGCGGTGGCGGGCGGTGGCTCGAACTCCAACTCTGCGGTCCCGCGTGCGGCGCGCGTGCCGTCGAGACACACGCCGGTGTCGCTGCCGGTATCGAAATAGCCGCTGCCGCAACCTTTGTCGGTGTAGGCGACGGCGCAGCCGCGCGGCAGCCCCCAGGCGCCGGCCAGGGCGATGCTGCCGTAGATGCCACGCGAGCCGGGCGAGGCGGTGACGACGAGGCAACGGGCTTTGCGGTCGAAGGCGTCGGGCGCCTGGGGCAGTACGCGGTGCGGCGATCGGGCCTCTGGCAGATAGGCGAACGCCTGGTATTCACGGCCTGGAACGGCGTCGAAATGGCCGTAGAGAGTGCCGTAGCCGCCTTGCGGCGAGAGGTCCGCGTTGGCGCGCCAACTGGCGTAAATCGCGCGGCGCCGGACTTCATCGGGCGTTGGTTGTTCGGCAACGGCGAACCGCGGCGCCTGTTCGGCCCGGATGCCCGCCGTGCCCAAGCCGGCGGTCAGGAGGTCGTCGCTGCCGCGATGACGGCTTTCCATCACTGAAGAAAAAGTCATAGTAGCTTTGTTAATCAGGATCACCTACTAGGCGGGTTTTAACGACTGTTCCCGATTGGCCAGATTTCGAACAGGATTCCGAGCATAGGCTGGTCGACGTAATTGAGCACGCGCGAGCGGGTACGGCGGTGTTCGACGATATGCACGTCGGTCAAGGTGCCGCCGGCTGCGGGGCGGGCATGCTGAGGGTCCTGAATGACAGGGACATCCTCGACGAGTTGAGGCGCGTCGATCGGCAGGGCGCCGGGTGGCATGGTCTGTGTGCCGGCCGGTGCCGGGAGCGCGGCGGGCTCGGTGGGCACGCGCAGTACCAGATCGGTGTACAGGTGCAGATATCGGCTGAGGACGATCTTGACCGTGCCGGCGAGCTGATAGAGCTGTTGCTGCGCCGGTATTTCGACGGTTTGTCCGTTGCGCATGGTGAAACGCGGCTGCGTCAGCGAGGGGTAAAGCGGCGCGTAGTTTGCGCCCATGTTGATCTCGATGGGTACCGCGTGGCCGATTGAAAGACCGGGCTGAACCCATGCGATGTGTCCGATCACGGTGTAACGGCCGCTGGCCTGGAGGCGCTGCGCGGCGGCGTCAAGTTGGTAGGCAGTGGCCGGCAGTGCTCTGAAACCGGGCGCGGATTGGCCGCCGAACAGATTG
This genomic stretch from Acidihalobacter ferrooxydans harbors:
- a CDS encoding 3-hydroxybutyrate oligomer hydrolase family protein; amino-acid sequence: MTFSSVMESRHRGSDDLLTAGLGTAGIRAEQAPRFAVAEQPTPDEVRRRAIYASWRANADLSPQGGYGTLYGHFDAVPGREYQAFAYLPEARSPHRVLPQAPDAFDRKARCLVVTASPGSRGIYGSIALAGAWGLPRGCAVAYTDKGCGSGYFDTGSDTGVCLDGTRAARGTAELEFEPPPATAEVGIKHAHSGDNPDARWGECVLQAVDFGLAMLDRAYPDAAPFTAANTRILAVGLSNGGSAVLRAAGLDQHGVLDGVVALSPNIHTPTVSRPFYDYTSEAALLFGSALAAPAFAELVRARYGEQLPYPAAQHGAALAHAGLLSASDPAAWPQEALDCLLAGGWTPAALQAGALINEMPIWRAAGLIYASAYLRCSMDDRPCNLRFVARMSDAHGALVPTDAKTRATWWADGNGIPPHDGIMLPPAADHAALVDDFLCLRGFWTGTSAEADVLRASVAATAAALPAPDLPVWIVHGADDGLIPMHFSSDAYVQWLRANDRVSVYWQVPHAQHSDGLLIWPALGARYLPLLPHAYAALDGLWRHLADGTTLPASATLETQPRGDRLLEATHLGLG
- a CDS encoding CsiV family protein; translation: MPAFRQLLIITLACAGVWLPLSQASAETTQTKPQNSYRVEMVFFTFNSPDNFDQENWQQGLPSPDPAHALNLFGGQSAPGFRALPATAYQLDAAAQRLQASGRYTVIGHIAWVQPGLSIGHAVPIEINMGANYAPLYPSLTQPRFTMRNGQTVEIPAQQQLYQLAGTVKIVLSRYLHLYTDLVLRVPTEPAALPAPAGTQTMPPGALPIDAPQLVEDVPVIQDPQHARPAAGGTLTDVHIVEHRRTRSRVLNYVDQPMLGILFEIWPIGNSR